The following proteins are co-located in the Scyliorhinus torazame isolate Kashiwa2021f unplaced genomic scaffold, sScyTor2.1 scaffold_448, whole genome shotgun sequence genome:
- the LOC140406299 gene encoding uncharacterized protein, translated as PVARPPCRSPPLSLAPPVARPPCRSPPLSLAPPVARPPCRSPPLSLALPVARPPVARPPCRSPPLSLAPPVARPPCRSPPLSLAPPVARPPCRSPPLSLAPPVARPPCRSPPLSLAPPVARPPCRSPPLTLAPPVARPPCRSPPLSSPPLSLAPPVARPPCRSPPLSLAPPPVARPPCRSPPLSLAPPCRSPPLSLAPPVARPPCRSPPLSLAPPVARPPCRSPPPVARPPCRSPPLSLAPPVARPPLSLAPPVARPPLSLAPPCRSPPPVARPPCRSPSLSLALPVARPPIARPPSRSSSLSLVLPVARPPCRSPPLSLAPPVARPPCRSPPLSLAPPSLALPVARPPCRSPPLSLAPPVARPPCRSPPLSLAPPVARPPVARPPDARPPLSLAPPVARPPLSSPPLSLAPPVARPPCRSPPLSLAPPVARPPVARLPPISLALPVARPPCRSPSLSLSLPVARPPCRSPSLSLALPVALPPCRSPSLSLALPVARPPCRSPSLSLALPVALPPCRSPSLSLSLPVALPPCRSPSLSLALPSLSLALPVALPPCRSPSLSLSLPVALPPCRSPSLSLALPVARPPCRSPSLSLSLPVALPPCRSPSLRSPSQ; from the exons cctgtcgctcgccccccctgtcgctcgccccccctgtcgctcgccccccctgtcgctcgccccccctgtcgctcgccccccctgtcgctcgccccccctgtcgctcgccccccctgtcgctcgccccccctgtcgctcgccctccctgtcgctcgccc ccctgtcgctcgccccccctgtcgctcgccccccctgtcgctcgccccccctgtcgctcgccccccctgtcgctcgccccccctgtcgctcgccccccctgtcgctcgccctccctgtcgctcgccccccctgtcgctcgccccccctgtcgctcgccccccctgtcgctcgccccccctgtcgctcgccccccctgtcgctcgccccccctgtcgctcgccccccctgacgctcgccccccctgtcgctcgccccccctgtcgctcgccccccctgtcgtcgccccccctgtcgctcgccccccctgtcgctcgccccccctgtcgctcgccccccctgtcgctcgccccccct cctgtcgctcgccccccctgtcgctcgccccccctgtcgctcgcccccccctgtcgctcgccccccctgtcgctcgccccccctgtcgctcgccccccctgtcgctcgccccccctgtcgctcgccccccctgtcgctcgccccccctgtcgctcgcccccccctgtcgctcgccccccctgtcgctcgccccccctgtcgctcgccccccctgtcgctcgcccccccctgtcgctcgccccccctgtcgctcgcccccccctgtcgctcgcccccccctgtcgctcgcccccccctgtcgctcgccctccctgtcgctcgccctccctgtcgctcgccctccctgtcgctcgccctccca tcgctcgccctcccagtcgctcgtccTCCCTGTCGCTcgtcctccctgtcgctcgccctccctgtcgctcgccccccctgtcgctcgccccccctgtcgctcgccccccctgtcgctcgccccccctgtcgctcgcccccccgtcgctcgccctccctgtcgctcgccccccctgtcgctcgccccccctgtcgctcgccccccctgtcgctcgccccccctgtcgctcgccccccctgtcgctcgccccccctgtcgctcgcccccctgtcgctcgcccccctgacgctcgcccccccctgtcgctcgccccccctgtcgctcgcccccccctgtcgtcgccccccctgtcgctcgccccccctgtcgctcgccccccctgtcgctcgccccccctgtcgctcgccccccctgtcgctcgcccccctgtcgctcgcctgcCCCCGatttcgctcgccctccctgtcgctcgccctccct gtcgctcgccctccctgtcgctctccctccctgtcgctcgccctccctgtcgctcgccctccctgtcgctcgccctccctgtcgctctccctccctgtcgctcgccctccctgtcgctcgccctccctgtcgctcgccctccctgtcgttcgccctccctgtcgctcgccctccctgtcgctctccctccctgtcgctctccctccctgtcgctctccctccctgtcgctctccctccctgtcgctctccctccctgtcgctcgccctccct tccctgtcgctcgccctccctgtcgctctccctccctgtcgctctccctccctttcgctctccctccctgtcgctctccctccctgtcgctcgccctccctgtcgctcgccctccctgtcgctcgccctccctgtcgctcgccctccctgtcgctctccctccctgtcgctctccctccctgtcgctcgccctccct tcgctcgccctcccagtag